Proteins encoded together in one Streptomyces rubradiris window:
- a CDS encoding aldo/keto reductase, whose amino-acid sequence MGYGAMGLTMAYGPTDAEAGVAALRRAHDLGITFFDTAEMYGWGTGSNEILVGKAVRDFRDDVVLATKSGVDMSVPPEQIGGPLDSRPDNIRKVAGNSLRHLGVDHIDVFYQHRVDPEVPIEEVAGTVKELIDAGKVKCFGLSEAGPETIRRAHAVQPVSVLQTEYSLFEWDAEQFFPTLDQLGIGFVAYSPLGRGFITGTAKPVGQYEATDIRNVDPRRQPGNFEKNIEAVERLAELAAAKGATVSQLALAWLLTRGEHIVPIPGTRSPKRIQEDVGAADLTLTGTGTGTGLKAIDEILPHGGFGARCTEGHMPTWIRDPLEQMHSDTDGGTWAR is encoded by the coding sequence ATCGGCTACGGCGCGATGGGCCTGACGATGGCCTACGGACCCACCGACGCGGAGGCCGGCGTCGCCGCCCTCCGCCGCGCGCACGACCTGGGCATCACCTTCTTCGACACCGCCGAGATGTACGGCTGGGGCACCGGCTCCAACGAGATCCTGGTCGGCAAGGCGGTCAGGGACTTCCGCGACGACGTGGTCCTGGCCACCAAGTCCGGCGTCGATATGTCAGTACCGCCCGAGCAGATCGGCGGCCCCCTCGACAGCCGGCCCGACAACATCCGCAAGGTCGCCGGCAACAGCCTGCGCCACCTCGGCGTGGATCACATCGATGTCTTCTATCAGCACCGCGTCGACCCCGAGGTGCCCATCGAGGAGGTCGCAGGCACCGTCAAAGAACTGATCGACGCGGGCAAGGTGAAGTGCTTCGGTCTCAGCGAGGCCGGGCCCGAGACGATCCGCAGGGCGCACGCCGTGCAGCCGGTCTCCGTGCTGCAGACCGAGTATTCCCTGTTCGAATGGGACGCCGAGCAGTTCTTCCCCACCTTGGACCAACTCGGCATCGGCTTCGTCGCCTACTCCCCCCTCGGCCGCGGGTTCATCACCGGCACCGCCAAGCCCGTCGGCCAGTACGAAGCCACGGACATCCGCAACGTCGACCCGCGGCGGCAGCCGGGCAACTTCGAGAAGAACATCGAAGCCGTCGAGCGGCTCGCCGAGCTCGCGGCGGCCAAGGGTGCCACCGTCTCCCAGCTCGCCCTCGCCTGGCTCCTGACCCGGGGCGAGCACATCGTGCCCATCCCCGGCACCCGCAGCCCGAAGCGCATCCAGGAAGACGTCGGCGCCGCCGACCTCACCCTCACCGGCACCGGCACCGGCACCGGCCTCAAGGCCATCGACGAGATCCTCCCCCACGGCGGCTTCGGCGCCCGCTGCACCGAGGGGCACATGCCCACCTGGATCCGAGACCCTCTGGAACAGATGCATTCGGACACCGACGGCGGCACATGGGCCCGGTAA